From Astatotilapia calliptera chromosome 19, fAstCal1.2, whole genome shotgun sequence, a single genomic window includes:
- the ccdc197 gene encoding uncharacterized protein CCDC197: MTTHSLPFLENSPGQNLQVGNGVNNIFVTQSQDSRREDDANHIPVLKVPSSRVLEAGVTTLQKTLVLKKQAELDEVEKRLALKRLDFKACMEALAQRRSELEIKLQETKEKVGKFEKFVAENEAKQRRALKSCEASRVQNIFKKQQIKDLTEQLKGFRDRRQVLKERVAKYKIYEDYLIKTRDYLPSNYLDDGSESLVMPIIRRHETLSITHQELLQRLQRMEAEVEEGQRQLQNMKEEHSVKKLMANKELSELQSELETLKEKNKQAEVNLQMEQDLSREKVTEVGRLLMAISNLAEQCYLPEYGPLEKMNALTMMDMVKEYILDKVDTERRARRMMELGSLMTSTTAAANKRERGSMRSFGSKTQIKSSSKVSRRSETFG; this comes from the exons ATGACGACGCATTCTCTTCCTTTTTTAGAGAACAGTCCTGGTCAAAACCTCCAGGTGGGAAATGGagtaaacaacatttttgtgaCACAGTCGCAGGACAGCAG AAGGGAAGATGATGCCAATCACATACCAGTTTTAAAAGTG ccttCGAGCAGAGTCTTGGAGGCAGGAGTGACTACTTTGCAAAAGACCCTGGTTCTGAAGAAACAGGCAGAGCTGGATGAGGTGGAGAAGCGACTTGCACTTAAACGGCTGGATTTTAAAGCCTGCATGGAGGCCCTTGCTCAGCGAAGGTCTGAACTTGAAATAAAACTACAAGAG ACTAAAGAAAAAGTAGGGAAATTTGAGAAGTTCGTAGCTGAGAATGAAGCAAAGCAACGCAGAGCGTTAAAGAGCTGTGAAGCTTCACGggtgcaaaacatttttaaaaagcagcagatAAAAGATTTGACAGAACAGCTTAAAGGATTCAGAGACAG GAGGCAAGTTTTAAAGGAGAGAGTGGCAAAATACAAAATCTATGAGGATTATTTGATAAAAACACGAGATTATCTCCCCAGCA ATTACCTCGATGACGGGTCTGAATCTCTAGTCATGCCCATCATTCGGCGTCATGAGACCTTATCCATCACACACCAGGAGCTGCTGCAACGTTTGCAACGTATGGAGGCGGAGGTGGAGGAAGGCCAGCGGCAGCTGCAGAATATGAAGGAGGAACACAGCGTAAAGAAACTG ATGGCCAATAAAGAGCTGTCTGAACTGCAGAGTGAGTTAGAGACCCTCAAAGAGAAGAACAAGCAGGCAGAGGTTAACTTGCAGATGGAGCAAGACTTATCCAGAGAGAAG GTTACAGAAGTGGGAAGACTGCTTATGGCCATCAGCAACCTTGCAGAACAGTGTTACCTACCAGAATACGGACCGCTGGAAAAGATGAACGCGCTGACAATGATGGACATGGTGAAG GAGTACATTCTGGACAAGGTAGACACggagaggagagcgaggaggatGATGGAGTTGGGGAGTTTGATGACGAGCACAACCGCTGCGGCAAACAAAAGAGAGAGGGGGTCAATGAGAAGCTTTGGAAgtaaaacacaaatcaaaagTTCAAGTAAAGTCAGCAGAAGGAGTGAGACATTTGGTTGA
- the LOC113012289 gene encoding ubiquitin thioesterase OTUB2: MKMEDGSLVSCREDISSLFPAQMLSAKQQDLSSQFSAVRKVCGDGNCFYRAFCFAYLESVLHSARDLQRFKDKIIQGSAILVSAGFEEDFFRHHLDTVLQVVEQSQADVISLFRLFNEHTTSDSVVQYLRLLTSAHLQNNADFFRNFVEAPDLHVYCHEEVEAMAMECDHVDISALSQALDISIHIVSMEGDGQQLAHHIIPENGDPSLHLLYHTSHYDILYPRAQL; encoded by the exons ATGAAG ATGGAGGATGGCAGCTTGGTTTCATGTAGAGAGGACATTTCTTCGCTGTTCCCTGCGCAAATGCTGAGTGCCAAACAGCAA GATCTGAGCAGCCAGTTTTCCGCCGTAAGAAAAGTTTGCGGCGACGGCAACTGCTTCTACAGAGCTTTCTGCTTCGCATACTTGGAGTCAGTCCTACACAGTGCCAGGGATTTGCAGAG GTTCAAGGACAAGATAATCCAGGGCAGCGCAATTTTGGTCTCTGCAGGATTTGAGGAGGATTTCTTCAGGCACCACCTGGACACG GTTCTTCAGGTTGTTGAGCAAAGCCAAGCAGATGTAATTTCACTATTCAGGCTCTTCAATGAGCATACTACCTCCGACAGTGTTGTGCAGTATCTCAGGCTGCTCACTTCAGCACACCTGCAAAACAATGCAGACTTCTTCCGCAACTTTGTGGAAGCACCTGATCTACATGTCTACTGTCATGAA GAAGTGGAGGCTATGGCGATGGAGTGTGATCATGTGGACATCTCGGCTCTATCTCAGGCTCTGGACATCTCCATCCACATCGTCTCTATGGAAGGCGACGGACAACAGCTGGCTCACCACATCATTCCAGAAAATGGGGACCCATCCCTGCATCTCCTCTACCACACATCTCATTACGATATTCTCTACCCTCGGGCACAACTATGA